One Lachancea thermotolerans CBS 6340 chromosome F complete sequence DNA window includes the following coding sequences:
- a CDS encoding amino acid permease (similar to uniprot|P48813 Saccharomyces cerevisiae YDR508C GNP1 High-affinity glutamine permease also transports Leu Ser Thr Cys Met and Asn expression is fully dependent on Grr1p and modulated by the Ssy1p-Ptr3p- Ssy5p (SPS) sensor of extracellular amino acids), whose product MKGFEMKNIKSPEDGVVESFDSVEVVKETSPRSEGSRDGLFHRFVDSFKRPEEEYNGGDGIHSTHERVSGEDFERLAPDDSSKHKTLKQNIKPRHVLMISLATGIGTGMLVGNGKSLHNGGPASLLIGYAIVSTMLYCVIQSASELAIIYTSLSGGFNAYPALLVDKAFAFSVSWVYCLQWLCILPLELVTASMTIKYWNDSINPDAFVVIFYVVLIVINFIGAAGYAEAEFFFNTCKVLMLIGFFILGIIVNCGGAGNDGYLGSVYWHDPGAFRGNNGINRFKGLVAVLVNAAFAYGGAEFSVLTAAEQQNPQKSIRSASKKLVYRIIGIYLMTAALLGFLVPYNSPELLGSGSAATHASPFVIAIASHGVKVVPHIINAVILLSVLSVANSALYSSSRILLSLSEQGFAPKLFNYVDRRGRPVRCLLVSCVFGLLCFVAASPKEETVFTWLLAISGLSELFTWFSISLSHVRFRRSMIVQGRSLDELGYQSWTGVWGAYYAMIMILLILIGQFWVAISPVGSNKLDANNFFENYLAMPILIGLYLGYKLWYRDWRVIIPANEVDLVSHRKIFDAEIMQSEQLEEKEQLRHASWTKRAAEFWC is encoded by the coding sequence ATGAAAGGGTTTGAAATGAAAAACATAAAGTCGCCAGAAGACGGTGTGGTGGAGTCGTTTGACAGCGTAGAAGTCGTCAAGGAAACCTCGCCACGCAGTGAGGGCTCCAGAGATGGGCTCTTCCACCGGTTCGTTGATTCGTTCAAGAGACCCGAGGAGGAATACAACGGGGGAGACGGAATACACAGCACACACGAGCGCGTTTCTGGCGAGGACTTCGAAAGGCTCGCGCCCGATGACTCCAGCAAACACAAGACTCTGAAGCAGAATATCAAGCCCCGTCACGTTCTGATGATTTCGCTGGCGACAGGAATCGGTACGGGTATGCTTGTCGGAAACGGTAAGTCTCTGCACAACGGTGGGCCTGCGTCGCTACTGATCGGGTACGCCATAGTTTCCACCATGTTGTACTGTGTGATCCAGAGCGCTTCGGAGCTCGCAATCATCTACACCTCGCTTTCGGGCGGGTTCAACGCTTACCCAGCGCTGCTGGTAGACAAGGCTTTTGCGTTCTCCGTATCGTGGGTTTACTGTCTGCAATGGCTGTGTATCTTGCCTTTGGAGCTGGTCACTGCCTCAATGACCATCAAATACTGGAACGATAGCATTAACCCAGACGCCTTTGTGGTTATCTTTTACGTTGTGCTTATTGTCATCAACTTCATAGGAGCAGCGGGTTACGCGGAGGCcgagtttttcttcaacacaTGCAAAGTGCTCATGTTGATCGGGTTCTTTATTCTTGGCATTATCGTGAATTGCGGCGGTGCCGGAAACGATGGGTACCTAGGCTCCGTATATTGGCATGATCCGGGGGCGTTCCGTGGTAACAATGGCATCAACCGGTTCAAAGGTCTAGTTGCGGTCCTAGTGAACGCAGCGTTCGCTTATGGTGGTGCCGAGTTTTCCGTGTTGACAGCCGCTGAGCAGCAGAACCCACAAAAATCCATCCGCAGCGCGTCTAAGAAGCTAGTGTATCGTATCATAGGCATTTACTTGATGACCGCAGCATTGTTGGGATTCCTTGTCCCATACAACTCACCAGAACTATTAGGGTCAGGCAGTGCAGCGACTCACGCGTCCCCATTCGTCATCGCAATTGCGTCACATGGTGTTAAGGTTGTGCCACATATCATCAACGCAGTCATCTTGCTTTCTGTGTTGTCAGTTGCGAACTCCGCTCTGTactcatcttcaagaatTCTTTTGTCTCTTTCCGAACAAGGATTTGCTCCCAAGCTGTTCAACTATGTCGACAGACGCGGCAGACCTGTCAGGTGTCTCCTGGTAAGCTGTGTCTTTGGGCTGCTTTGTTTCGTGGCGGCGTCGCCAAAAGAGGAAACCGTTTTCACGTGGCTGTTGGCTATCTCCGGTCTCAGCGAACTGTTTACCTGGTTTTCTATTAGCTTGTCGCACGTCAGGTTTAGACGTTCGATGATCGTGCAAGGACGGTCGCTCGACGAGCTTGGTTACCAATCGTGGACTGGTGTATGGGGCGCATACTACGCCATGATCATGATTTTATTGATCCTCATTGGCCAATTTTGGGTAGCGATTTCACCCGTAGGTTCCAACAAGCTAGATGCGAACaactttttcgaaaactaCTTGGCCATGCCAATCCTCATTGGGCTTTACCTGGGCTACAAGCTTTGGTATCGTGACTGGAGGGTAATCATCCCCGCCAATGAGGTGGACCTTGTTTCGCATCGTAAAATTTTCGACGCTGAAATCATGCAGAgcgagcagctggaagaaaaggagcAACTGCGCCATGCATCTTGGACAAAACGCGCAGCTGAGTTCTGGTGCTGA
- a CDS encoding KLTH0F01628p (no similarity) — translation MRGPEESRLEVITRKGVYPVLLRALIFELCGRLLFYVFCITADRQGTQPLNPLQTMVRTQTLGTTMISAVTSREWCSDVRVFGNSTRRASTRLGAVLTQTIGYESPRSRARVTASITISAQVLCSGLSYVVMCGCSTTLAFGRHCRAGRRLLSLHTRVPLAFKLALWPSHSSLSVSVTPGPENFAVHAHITLQDIIYSFFPLVAK, via the coding sequence ATGCGCGGTCCTGAAGAGTCGCGCCTCGAAGTAATCACGCGGAAGGGGGTTTATCCGGTCCTTCTCAGAGCACTGATCTTCGAGTTGTGCGGAAGGCTGCTTTTCTATGTTTTCTGCATAACTGCAGATCGGCAAGGCACGCAGCCTCTCAATCCCCTTCAAACCATGGTTCGTACGCAGACACTCGGCACGACGATGATCTCAGCGGTTACGTCACGTGAATGGTGCTCAGATGTgcgagtttttggcaattCTACGCGCCGCGCATCAACTCGCTTGGGCGCTGTGCTTACGCAGACTATTGGATACGAGAGTCCGCGTTCGCGGGCGCGTGTCACTGCTTCGATTACCATAAGCGCTCAGGTTCTGTGTTCTGGCCTATCGTATGTAGTTATGTGTGGGTGTTCCACAACACTCGCTTTCGGTCGCCATTGCCGGGCTGGTCGGCGGCTCCTGTCCTTGCACACTCGTGTTCCTCTAGCTTTTAAGTTGGCTCTCTGGCCCTCGCATTCATCGCTCTCTGTGTCCGTCACGCCCGGGCCGGAGAACTTTGCCGTACATGCGCACATCACGCTCCAAGACATCATCTATTCATTTTTCCCTTTGGTGGCAAAATAA
- the SMT3 gene encoding SUMO family protein SMT3 (highly similar to uniprot|Q12306 Saccharomyces cerevisiae YDR510W): MSEPQQESKPDIKPETHINLKVSDGSSEIFFKIKRTTPLRRLMEAFAKRQGKEMDSLRFLYDGVRIQADQTPEDLDMEDNDIIEAHREQIGGAL; encoded by the coding sequence ATGTCTGAACCACAACAGGAATCCAAGCCAGATATCAAGCCAGAGACCCACATCAACTTGAAGGTCTCCGACGGCTCTTCGGaaattttcttcaaaatcaagagaaCCACCCCCCTGAGGCGTCTAATGGAGGCGTTTGCCAAGAGACAGGGAAAAGAGATGGACTCGCTGCGGTTTCTTTACGACGGTGTGAGAATCCAAGCTGACCAGACACCCGAGGACCTTGATATGGAGGACAACGACATCATCGAGGCCCACAGGGAGCAGATTGGCGGGGCGCTATAG
- a CDS encoding amino acid permease (similar to uniprot|P48813 Saccharomyces cerevisiae YDR508C GNP1 High-affinity glutamine permease also transports Leu Ser Thr Cys Met and Asn expression is fully dependent on Grr1p and modulated by the Ssy1p-Ptr3p- Ssy5p (SPS) sensor of extracellular amino acids), translating into MSKQPADSAGIGLQDLKSNTGSESIEKVSLPASDYQYHDGQVLSRFQRLTNSFKRAGEHGRGGDVDAEGQPVAPRETKLKQTISSRHLFMISLGTGIGTGMLVGNGKALHNGGPAGLAIGYAIMGSCIYCIIQAAGEMAVSYSSLSGNFNAYPSMLIDPALGFSVAWVYCLQWLCVLPLELVTATITIKYWTTAVNPDVFVVIFYVLTVLVNLFGARGYAEAEFFFNTCKVLMITGFFILGIIVNCGGAGNDGYLGGKYWHDPGALYGTKPIHHFKGIIATMVTAAFAFGATEFIALTAAEQANPRRAIPSAAKKIVYRVLLIFLAPIILLGFLVPYNSDELMGSGGSATHASPYVIAIASHGVKVVPHFINAVILLSVLSVGNSAFYSSSRLLLSLSEQHYAPSWLNYIDREGRPIRAMLVSCIFGLIAFVAASPKEETVFTWLLAISGLSQLFTWICICVSHIRFRKALVVQGKSLGELGYKSQTGVVGSYYATVIMACVLTGQFWVAIAPVGTDKLDANNFFENYLAMPILIALYFGYRVWKRDWKLYIPLEQIDLVSHRKVFDEDLLKQEDAEYEESIRNSGWLSRVAHFWC; encoded by the coding sequence ATGTCCAAACAGCCCGCTGATTCTGCCGGGATTGGGTTGCAGGACCTCAAGTCCAACACTGGGTCTGAGAGCATCGAGAAGGTATCACTTCCAGCCAGTGACTATCAATACCACGATGGCCAAGTGCTGAGTAGGTTTCAACGCCTGACTAACTCCTTCAAACGCGCAGGAGAGCACGGTCGCGGTGGTGATGTGGACGCTGAGGGCCAACCGGTGGCGCCTCGCGAAACCAAACTCAAACAGACCATCAGCTCGAGGCATCTGTTCATGATCTCGCTCGGTACAGGTATTGGTACTGGTATGCTGGTTGGTAACGGTAAGGCACTACACAATGGTGGCCCTGCGGGTCTCGCAATCGGATACGCTATCATGGGTAGCTGTATCTACTGCATCATCCAAGCAGCCGGTGAAATGGCTGTCAGCTATAGCTCCCTATCAGGTAATTTCAATGCCTATCCTTCGATGTTAATAGATCCTGCGTTGGGCTTTTCCGTTGCATGGGTGTACTGTCTGCAGTGGTTGTGTGTCCTTCCTCTAGAACTTGTTACGGCTACAATTACCATCAAGTACTGGACCACGGCTGTTAACCCAGACGTATTTGTGGTAATATTCTATGTTCTGACTGTTTTGGTAAACCTCTTCGGCGCACGCGGCTACGCCGAAGCTGaatttttcttcaacaccTGCAAAGTTCTCATGATTACCGgtttcttcatcttggGTATCATTGTCAACTGCGGTGGAGCGGGCAACGACGGGTACCTCGGGGGCAAGTACTGGCACGACCCTGGCGCTCTTTATGGTACCAAACCCATTCATCACTTTAAGGGCATCATCGCCACCATGGTCACTGCTGCGTTCGCTTTCGGTGCTACTGAGTTCATTGCATTAACCGCTGCCGAACAAGCCAACCCAAGACGCGCTATTCCTTCCGCTGCGAAGAAAATTGTCTACAGAGTTCTACTTATTTTCCTAGCGCCTAtcattcttcttggctttttggtgCCTTACAACTCCGATGAGCTGATGGGCTCCGGCGGGAGTGCTACACATGCATCGCCTTACGTTATCGCGATTGCTTCTCACGGAGTTAAAGTGGTTCCCCACTTCATTAACGCTGTCATTTTACTCTCTGTTCTCTCTGTGGGAAACTCTGCATTTTACTCGAGCTCCCGTCTGCTGTTGTCGCTTTCAGAACAACATTATGCACCATCGTGGCTCAATTACATTGACCGTGAGGGTAGACCCATCAGAGCCATGTTAGTTTCATGTATTTTCGGATTGATCGCCTTCGTGGCAGCATCTCCTAAAGAAGAGACTGTGTTTACATGGCTGTTGGCCATTTCTGGTCTCTCTCAGCTTTTCACATGGATATGCATCTGCGTCTCGCATATCCGGTTTAGAAAGGCCCTTGTTGTTCAGGGCAAATCTTTGGGCGAATTGGGTTACAAATCTCAGACCGGAGTTGTTGGCTCTTACTACGCTACCGTTATTATGGCATGTGTTCTAACCGGCCAGTTCTGGGTTGCCATTGCCCCTGTCGGAACTGACAAGTTGGATGCCAACAACTTTTTCGAGAATTACTTAGCTATGCCAATTCTCATTGCACTCTATTTTGGGTACAGGGTCTGGAAACGTGACTGGAAGTTATACATTCCGCTCGAGCAGATCGATCTGGTTTCTCATAGAAAAGTGTTCGACGAAGACCTTCTCAAGCAGGAGGACGCCGAATACGAGGAATCGATAAGAAACTCCGGCTGGCTAAGTAGAGTGGCGCACTTTTGGTGTTAG
- the GIN4 gene encoding protein kinase GIN4 (similar to uniprot|Q12263 Saccharomyces cerevisiae YDR507C), translating into MSTHSRQNSVVKSTLTTLKGDKIGPWKLGSTLGAGSTGKVVMAQHESTGQQAAVKIVSKSIFGNQSNSSTIVGSNDPDVLPYGIEREIIIMKLLNHPNVLRLYDVWETNSSLYMVLEYVEKGELFNLLVDRGPLPENEAVRFFRQIIIGISYCHALGIVHRDLKPENLLLDHKFNIKIADFGMAALESKDKLLETSCGSPHYAAPEIVSGLPYHGFESDVWSCGIILFALLTGRLPFDEEDGNIRNLLLKVQSGKFEMPDTNEISGEAQDLIAKILTVDPAARIKSRGILKHPLLQKYPSIKDSKSIRNLPREDTYLNPLDSVDGTIDDTIIGNLVVLWHGRDRNEITNKLKEPGANLEKTFYALLFRFKHDSQQEQLKQQRRSQAMQVSPKKTGLRKSNSRRSINSTTPKKKTRAPVISASSSHKRPVSFSRLSYSNGSNTDHNTPNSSGKRSSVNLSSNKRISALINPNSSPTPASKRASLRELDPSAPPIPVDMLKDYNKAAPKANRKSSRISKRLSFLPGNKRGSITTKLIATYAKISEDNDWEYIEKETKRTSADFATLCDEIFEHEKYEQIRREKEELERRVREAKEQEERERRQREEEERRQREEELARQREFEEERYHRQREVQENIDREMALLKEGYETSSGVDPNKNRSVSAPVESVLKVDKRSSMDALDGDIMDLLNRRTFSLETRPKSRLDPGIYTLEEVPNSDIKDGGRDLKTEKTILETIRRSKFLGSSFDINKELARERRLKEERAAALKQRKKEDRVVSNATGNYSENGYEPQTLPKNAAATKISNDAGSDPRKISEVQVPQFTRRSRHFTASNKRLSVLSMYSTKASFTNLADHLRGKTDLQSINGSPPSTSRMEPETEFMFESVDGEGKETADTSADSRLYEVAEGNDPKGAARSAVRLNFADRFNKPTSPPPQSVEDPNGIKLPSLPPLDKAKSDGVNGLGLYQPASDSSETEIHHQPKSMIPVDAEQKEAAEAKPEEQKQVPPKDVESAPAPLNKVMKKNTEAEKNQPNQPAPNAVKKNNKSFFRRFSGKSDDEKRPGEYDFKFDTVIEGTQMFNALSKLLAAWKDYGLKDVVASPSQKKIKGKMSSDNMLSLRSTLFEISIVSKGEGSIVGFTKKSGSTKTFKKLVKEIEKILESKKALVFNN; encoded by the coding sequence ATGTCGACTCATTCAAGGCAAAACTCAGTCGTGAAGTCCACCCTCACGACCTTGAAAGGTGACAAGATAGGCCCATGGAAGCTGGGGAGTACTTTGGGCGCCGGCAGCACCGGCAAGGTCGTGATGGCCCAGCACGAAAGCACCGGTCAGCAGGCAGCTGTGAAGATCGTATCGAAATCGATATTTGGCAACCAGTCTAACTCCTCGACCATTGTGGGCTCCAATGATCCCGACGTGTTACCATACGGCATTGAACGCGAAATCATCATCATGAAGCTTCTCAACCACCCCAACGTGCTGCGCCTTTACGACGTATGGGAGACCAATTCCAGCCTGTACATGGTGCTGGAGTACGTCGAAAAAGGAGAGCTGTTCAACCTGCTTGTTGACCGCGGCCCTCTTCCTGAAAACGAGGCCGTTAGGTTTTTCCGGCAAATCATCATCGGTATCTCTTACTGCCACGCGCTAGGCATAGTGCATAGAGATCTGAAGCCCGAGAATCTGCTTCTCGACCACAAGTTCAACATTAAGATCGCGGATTTTGGCATGGCAGCCCTTGAGAGCAAGGACAAGCTGTTGGAGACCTCGTGTGGTTCCCCCCACTACGCGGCGCCAGAGATCGTGTCCGGACTTCCATACCATGGGTTTGAGAGTGATGTTTGGTCCTGCGGTATCATTTTGTTCGCCCTGCTTACCGGTAGACTGCCCTTCGACGAGGAAGATGGGAACATCAGAAACTTGCTTCTGAAGGTGCAGAGCGGTAAGTTCGAAATGCCGGATACCAACGAAATTTCCGGAGAGGCTCAGGACTTGATTGCCAAAATACTCACAGTCGACCCCGCTGCTAGAATCAAGTCGAGAGgcattttgaagcatccACTCCTACAGAAATACCCCAGCATCAAAGACTCCAAGAGTATAAGAAATCTACCTCGCGAAGACACATACTTGAACCCATTGGATAGCGTCGATGGTACGATAGACGACACTATCATTGGCAACTTAGTGGTACTATGGCATGGCAGAGATAGAAATGAAATCACCaacaaattgaaagagCCAGGTGCCAACTTGGAAAAGACCTTCTACGCACTTCTATTCCGCTTTAAACATGATAGTCAGCAAGAACAGCTGAAGCAACAGCGCAGGTCACAGGCAATGCAAGTATCCCCTAAGAAAACTGGTCTTCGCAAATCGAACTCACGCCGTTCTATTAATTCTACTACcccaaaaaagaagaccagAGCACCAGTGATAAGCGCCTCGTCTTCTCACAAAAGGCCTGTGTCCTTTAGCAGGCTTTCTTACAGTAATGGCAGTAATACTGACCACAACACACCAAACTCTTCGGGCAAAAGGTCTTCTGTCAACCTCTCGTCTAATAAAAGAATATCAGCTCTAATAAACCCCAATAGCTCACCTACACCAGCGAGCAAGAGAGCTTCGCTCAGAGAACTAGATCCCTCCGCGCCACCGATCCCTGTTGACATGCTAAAGGATTATAACAAAGCAGCTCCTAAGGCCAACAGGAAATCTTCTCGTATCAGTAAGAGGCTCTCTTTCTTACCTGGTAATAAACGCGGCTCGATAACCACTAAGCTAATTGCAACTTATGCTAAGATCTCAGAAGATAACGACTGGGAGTACATTGAAAAGGAGACCAAGAGGACAAGTGCTGACTTCGCTACCTTATGTGACGAGATCTTCGAGCATGAGAAATATGAGCAAATCAGAAGAGAaaaggaagagcttgagaggCGTGTAAGAGAGGccaaagagcaagaagagaggGAGAGGAGACAGcgcgaagaagaagaaagaaggcaGCGTGAGGAAGAGCTCGCACGTCAAAGGGAGTTTGAGGAGGAAAGATATCATAGGCAAAGGGAAGTCCAAGAGAATATAGATAGAGAGATGgcccttttgaaagagggTTATGAGACAAGCTCTGGGGTGGATCCtaacaaaaacagatcTGTCTCGGCTCCAGTTGAAAGCGTTTTAAAGGTTGATAAGCGCAGCTCGATGGATGCGTTAGATGGTGATATCATGGACTTGTTAAACAGAAGAACATTCTCCCTTGAGACAAGACCAAAGTCAAGGCTTGATCCCGGTATATACACCCTGGAAGAAGTTCCCAATTCCGATATAAAGGATGGAGGGAGAGatttgaaaacagaaaaaacTATTCTTGAAACGATAAGAAGGTCAAAGTTTTTAGGTTCTTCCTTTGATATCAACAAGGAACTCGCCAGAGAGCGCCGGTTGAAGGAAGAGAGAGCTGCAGCTCTAAAACAGcgaaagaaagaggacCGCGTTGTTTCAAACGCTACGGGAAACTATAGCGAAAATGGTTACGAGCCCCAGACTTTGCCAAAGAACGCGGCCGCcaccaaaatttcaaatGACGCAGGATCTGATCCACGTAAGATTTCCGAAGTCCAGGTTCCTCAATTTACGAGGCGTTCGCGTCATTTTACTGCATCTAATAAGAGACTTTCCGTGCTGTCTATGTACTCTACCAAGGCATCTTTCACAAACTTGGCGGATCATTTAAGGGGAAAAACTGATCTACAGTCGATCAATGGTAGCCCTccctcaacttcaagaatgGAACCTGAAACAGAGTTCATGTTTGAGAGTGTCGATGgagaaggaaaagagaCAGCAGATACCTCAGCTGATAGCAGGCTGTACGAAGTGGCTGAGGGCAATGATCCTAAGGGAGCCGCTCGGTCTGCTGTGAGGTTAAACTTCGCGGACAGATTCAACAAGCCAACTTCCCCGCCACCACAAAGTGTCGAGGACCCCAATGGAATCAAGTTGCCCTCCTTGCCGCCTCTGGACAAAGCCAAATCCGATGGAGTGAACGGGCTGGGACTATACCAACCGGCATCGGATTCAAGCGAGACAGAAATCCATCATCAACCCAAATCAATGATCCCAGTGGATGCAGAGCAGAAAGAGGCCGCTGAAGCAAAacctgaagaacaaaagcAAGTGCCCCCTAAGGATGTTGAGAGCGCACCTGCCCCCCTCAATAAGGtaatgaagaagaatacAGAGGCCGAGAAAAACCAACCAAACCAACCTGCCCCAAATGCGgtgaagaaaaacaacaagtcTTTCTTTAGAAGGTTTTCTGGAAAGTCTGACGATGAAAAAAGACCAGGAGAGTacgacttcaagtttgataCAGTGATTGAAGGGACCCAGATGTTTAACGCCCTGAGCAAACTGCTGGCAGCTTGGAAGGATTATGGTCTAAAGGATGTGGTTGCGTCACCctctcaaaagaaaatTAAGGGCAAGATGAGCAGCGACAACATGCTATCTTTACGGTCAACGTTATTTGAGATCAGTATCGTGAGTAAAGGCGAAGGCTCCATTGTTGGTTTCACTAAAAAGTCGGGCTCCAcaaaaaccttcaaaaagctcgtCAAGGAGATTGAGAAAATCTTGGAGAGCAAAAAGGCTTTGGTGTTCAACAACTGA
- the GMC1 gene encoding putative oxidoreductase (similar to uniprot|Q04399 Saccharomyces cerevisiae YDR506C Hypothetical ORF) → MLLRWAPNLLLGAFALADTKLYELGISKGVSKEGKQVISLNGKNDTVGPIIRVNSGDTLNLLVNNDICNANDYEQYGELYCDTSIHFHGVVLNNNGADLGVLHDGVPGVSQYSIPSGMSYWYNFTIPENLCGTYWYHSHSSVQYGDGLRGIFLVDCDYRQKYIERVIAKLEADGTDGTLLENLPPQGAKVPVQEVVMAVTDWYSKSSVEILSQVMSPYGGPDPSVEGSMMNGDTGSVKFEVAEGVEYVALRVINTGMSGTNVLHVEGHRLCVIETDGVLTKPYMIDTLSIAVGQRFTVLVKLNKEAPARVVHGCGKMMGYVTKTHWLLRPGQVAGDDYVGRVVHLPGLDKNEMYKQFVPLEGELLPEPSQQLSLDYEFDGDEAREPFGTTMYTVNGDTMQEFMPDGVLIEGARGVREPIPLHGGGVVEIAINSIDHMTHPWHMHGHTFQVVSVGRKRDGPLYFDNPESPAMKRYLADVAEWQDKVPMTRDTINIPGRSYAVIRLRADNPGFWLLHCHVEWHMAKGLGVVFAEGDALVSAVSKPFARQSDAAGASTALPEPSSTADAAATPTVSAVRAISTAADAPASSAAPATSQQQPSPEAAMPAASASKGKVLAIYLLIMCTLNVAIWLFFFR, encoded by the coding sequence ATGCTTCTCCGTTGGGCGCCTAATCTCCTTCTGGGTGCGTTTGCATTAGCGGATACAAAACTATATGAGTTAGGAATCAGCAAAGGCGTCTCGAAAGAGGGAAAACAGGTAATTTCTTTGAACGGCAAGAATGATACGGTAGGGCCGATAATACGAGTAAACTCCGGTGATACCCTTAACCTACTGGTGAACAACGACATATGCAATGCAAATGACTACGAGCAGTATGGCGAGCTATACTGCGATACGTCTATACATTTCCATGGAGTTGTGCTCAACAATAACGGCGCGGATCTAGGTGTTTTGCATGATGGTGTGCCTGGAGTTTCTCAATATAGCATTCCAAGCGGTATGTCATACTGGTACAACTTCACTATCCCTGAAAATTTATGTGGAACCTACTGGTACCACTCGCACTCTTCAGTGCAGTACGGAGACGGATTAAGGGGCATATTCCTGGTGGACTGCGATTACAGACAAAAGTACATTGAGCGAGTTATTGCAAAGCTTGAGGCAGATGGAACAGATGGAACGCTACTAGAAAATCTACCGCCTCAGGGCGCCAAGGTGCCGGTGCAAGAGGTAGTGATGGCAGTAACAGATTGGTATAGCAAGTCCAGTGTCGAAATTTTGAGCCAGGTGATGAGCCCCTACGGCGGCCCGGACCCTAGCGTTGAGGGCTCGATGATGAACGGGGACACCGGTTCAGTaaagtttgaagttgctgagGGTGTGGAGTACGTCGCATTGAGGGTCATAAACACAGGTATGAGTGGCACGAATGTTCTGCACGTCGAAGGGCACCGTTTATGCGTGATCGAAACGGACGGAGTCCTCACGAAACCCTATATGATAGACACACTTTCCATCGCCGTCGGCCAGAGGTTCACGGTGCTAGTGAAGCTAAACAAGGAGGCTCCCGCCCGCGTGGTTCATGGCTGCGGAAAGATGATGGGGTATGTGACCAAGACCCACTGGCTTCTAAGACCCGGCCAAGTTGCCGGCGACGACTACGTCGGTCGGGTGGTACACTTGCCCGGCCTGGACAAAAACGAGATGTACAAGCAGTTCGTCCCTCTGGAAGGGGAACTTCTCCCGGAACCCAGCCAGCAGCTCTCGCTTGATTACGAGTTCGACGGCGACGAGGCCCGAGAGCCCTTTGGAACCACCATGTACACGGTGAACGGCGACACGATGCAGGAGTTCATGCCCGACGGCGTGCTGATCGAGGGCGCGCGAGGCGTTCGCGAGCCCATTCCGCTGCACGGCGGAGGGGTGGTGGAGATCGCCATCAACTCGATAGACCATATGACACACCCGTGGCACATGCACGGCCACACCTTTCAGGTGGTGTCTGTGGGCAGGAAACGAGACGGCCCGCTGTACTTCGACAACCCCGAAAGCCCCGCCATGAAACGGTACCTGGCGGACGTCGCGGAATGGCAGGACAAGGTTCCCATGACGCGGGACACGATCAACATTCCTGGCAGGTCTTACGCGGTCATCCGCCTGAGGGCCGACAACCCGGGCTTCTGGCTACTGCATTGCCACGTAGAGTGGCACATGGCCAAGGGACTGGGCGTGGTATTCGCCGAGGGAGACGCGCTCGTCTCCGCGGTGTCAAAGCCCTTCGCGAGGCAGAGCGACGCTGCAGGCGCGTCTACTGCTCTGCCCGAGCCCTCTTCCACCGCTGACGCTGCGGCCACGCCCACTGTGTCCGCGGTGCGCGCCATTTCTACTGCGGCCGACGCTCCTGCGTCATCCgccgcgccagcgacgtcgcagcagcagccttCGCCCGAAGCGGCCATGCCAGCGGCCTCTGCTTCGAAAGGCAAGGTTCTTGCGATATATCTACTGATTATGTGCACACTGAACGTCGCAAtctggctcttcttcttcagatgA